From the Mycobacteriales bacterium genome, the window CTGTGACCTTCACCAGCCCGTCGCGGCGGACCATGAGGTTGCCGGGCTTCACGTCACGGTGCACGATGCCGGCGTCGTGCGCGGCCTGCAGCGCGAACGCCGCCTGCCCGACGATGTCGAGCGCCTGGCTCGCGCCGAGCGCCCCGCCGGCTCGGCTCAGCAGCGACGACAGCGTCTCGCCGTCGACGTACTCCATGACGAGGTACGGCGTGCCGCCCGGCTCGTCGTCGCCCGGCTGTTCGCCGTAGTCGTAGACGCTCGCGATGCCGGGATGGGTGAGGCTTGCCGCATGCCGGGCCTCTTCCCGGAACCGCCCGATGAAGTCGGCGTCGTCGGCGTGCTCGCGGCGCAGCAGCTTGACGGCGACCGTGCGCTCGAGCACCTCGTCACGGGCCCGCCACACCTCGCCCATGCCGCCGCCGGCGATCCGCTCCTCCAGGACGTAGCGGCCGGCCAGCCGGGTGCCCACCGCTGCGGTCATGGGTTCAGCACCGCCGCCATGACGGCGCGGGCGATCGGGGCGGCGACCGTGCCGCCGGTCTGGCCGGCGTCGGGCAGCACGACCGCGACCGCGACTTTCGGGTCGTTCGCCGGCGCGAAGCAGATGAACCACGCGTCCTCGGGCCGGTTGGCGCCGTGCTGGGCCGTGCCGGTCTTGCCCGCGACCGAGATGCCCGGCAGCTGCGCCGCGGTGCCGGTGCCGCTCGCGACCACGCCCTGCATCAGCTGGGTCAACGTCGCGGCCACCTGCGGGCTGATCGCGCGGCCGAGCGCCTGCGGGCTCGCTGCCTCGATCGTCGACAGATCCGGCGCCTTCACCTCCTGCACGAGGTAGGGCTTCATGACCACGCCGCCGTTGGCGACGCCGGCGGCGATCATTGCTGCCTGCAGAGGCGTGATCCGTACGTCGAACTGCCCGATCGCCGACAGCGCGGTCTGCGGCTTGTTGGGGTGGTCGGGGAAATGGCTCGCCGCGACCGGCAGCGGGATCGTGAAGCTCTGCCCGAACCCGAAGCCTTGCGCGACCTTGCGGATGACGTCGTCACCGAGGGCCACACCGAGCTCGGCGTACGCCGTGTTGCAGGAGATCCGCAGCGCGTCGGCCAGGGTGATCTGCCCGCCGCTGCCGCAGGTCTCGCCGGCGAAGTTGTGCAGGTAGGTGTTGGTCAGCGGCAGCCGGTAGGCGTCCGGCGCGGGCAGCACGGTGCCCGGGTTGTAGCGGCCGGTGGTGAGGGCCGCCGCGGTGGTGACGACTTTGAACACCGAGCCCGGCGGATAGGTCTCGGCGATGGCGCGGTTGAGCAGCGGCTCGCGCGGGTCCTTGTTCAGCTGCTCCCAGTAGGCCTTGATCGCGGTGAGGTCGTGCGAGCTGAGCTTCGTCGGGTCGTACGACGGCGAGCTGGCCAGGGCCAGCACCGCACCGGTCTTCGGGTCGAGG encodes:
- a CDS encoding penicillin-binding protein 2, whose translation is MNVPLRRVAIAILVLFAALLINANVVQVGEAGSLQANKYNSRVLEKEYDHARGPIVAGDQAVASSTKTPNDHLKYLRVYPGGPEYAPVTGYYSIVLGATGIERTENKVLAGTDDRLFTQRLSDLFTGRTTKGGTVVLTLNRKAQDAAWKALGNRTGAVVALDPKTGAVLALASSPSYDPTKLSSHDLTAIKAYWEQLNKDPREPLLNRAIAETYPPGSVFKVVTTAAALTTGRYNPGTVLPAPDAYRLPLTNTYLHNFAGETCGSGGQITLADALRISCNTAYAELGVALGDDVIRKVAQGFGFGQSFTIPLPVAASHFPDHPNKPQTALSAIGQFDVRITPLQAAMIAAGVANGGVVMKPYLVQEVKAPDLSTIEAASPQALGRAISPQVAATLTQLMQGVVASGTGTAAQLPGISVAGKTGTAQHGANRPEDAWFICFAPANDPKVAVAVVLPDAGQTGGTVAAPIARAVMAAVLNP